The genome window AATAAGGTATCTAGTATGATGGAAATTACACCTGACAATAAATTAAAGCGGCTGATTGTGGTTGGTGACCGCGTGCTGATCAAGCCTAAAAGCCCGAATGACCGGACCGTAAGTGGTTTGTATTTACCTCCAACGGTTCAGGAAAGAGAACAAGTTCAAAGTGGTTATGTTATTAAGGTAGGCCCGGGCTATCCAATCCCTGCCCCCACGGATGACGAGCCTTGGAAGGAAACGGAAGAGCGGGTCAAATACATGCCTTTACAGGCCGAAGAAGGCGATTTAGCCATTTACCTCCACCGTAATGCCATCGAGTTGGAGTACGAAGGAGAGAAATACGTCATCGTTCCGCAAGCTTCTATTCTAATGCTGGAACGGTCTGAGGAGTTGTTTTAAAGCAAGGTTTTGTATACCACAGCCTAATAAAAACCGAACACTATGCTTTACGATGGGTTTGTGAATTTACAGCATTTTACCGGATTGATTTTATGCCTGCAACTGGCCGGTGCTCCAGCAACTGGTCAAACAGCCTTGAATCTTCCAAAATCCAAACAACTTATGGAAAGTACTGCAAATCAGAAAACATCACTCAAGGCAATCCTGGCCGAAAAGAAAGATAAAAGACGGGTTTTATTGATATATGGCCGCGACGACGCCCAGCGTTTTACCATTGCACAACAGGAAGGGCTCAACGCCGACGAACTTGCCGAACGCGATCTGGACGTTATTGTTCTGATCGCTTCTACCCTGAACGAGCCGGACCGCCAATTTTTGATGCAGGACGAATTTAAACTTGTCCCTGCGGAGGATTTTCAGGGATGGCTCATCGGGAAAGATGGTGGCATTAAGCACCGGTTTCAGAAACCCATTGATTCTAAGGAGCTTTATGGGTTGATTGATCAAATGCCCATGCGCAAAGCCGAAAAAAATTAATTAATTACGGGTGTACAGGTAGCGCAATAGGCCCCAACCATTGCCTAACCGTACACTCGCAATTGAAATTCGATTTGGAAAGGTAGCTGATATTTTACGTACTTTACGTTCCGACCACCTAATGGCCGAGCGTATGACACTCGAAGATTTCCAGAATATCTCGTACGACAACCAGCAGGAACAATTATACTACCGAGGCTCATTGCTGGCTAATCGCTACGAAGAAAATTTTATTTACCTCCTTTACGCCCTAGACTCCTTCTACGTAGAGTTGCAGTACGATTCGTTACGTAACCGCTTGCTTCGGCTGTCGGCTTTTTATTCAACTGACTTGCTGCTTCCGTATCTACCGCTTTTGCCGGATGATTTGCTTCAGGAGCTGGATTAACTCAGCTATTACTTTTTAGGCTTTGCTTTTCTGGATTTCCACCAGATATTCCGCAATAAGTGCCTGCGAATGCGCTTCGCACGTCCAGTTCATGCGTACCAGAAGCGAAGGCGCCAGTTTGTACAGCACCGGATTTTCGTAGGCGGTTAGCATACCGGCCACAAAAAAAGTAAACGTCTGAATTTCCTGTTCACTTATATGCGTCGGATCAATTGGCTCTGGATGCTCACCCAACCGCAGCAAAGAGGTGCAAACCAGCAAACGATCCATTTTTGAAAGCTCTTCCGTGAGCAAAGAAAACCCATCTGCGATGAGTTGCTGTCTGATAGGCTTTAAAGCTTCAGGATTGTGCGTAGCGACCAACCGGGCTACATGATAAAAAATCAACGCTGTACGCGGATACGAATGCGCACACCGGAACGGCTCCCGCCGGTACTGGCCTGTTTCAACAACCGAGCGGACAAAGGCTAAGCTATCCAGGTCGTGGACATTTAAAGGGAGCTTGTATTGGTAAATCGCATACAACAAGTTACTGAGCACGCAAGCATCAAATTCGATGTACATGTTCTTCCCGAACCAGGTCGAATAGGCCCGCAGGTTTTTGTATTCCGCATACGTGTTGCGAATTTGACGACGGGCCAGATTCGCGTGATGGGCCAGCTTTTGCTTAAACCAGCGTAATTCTTCGTTCGTAGGACTGGTCATCAAATACACCATCGCCGTATCGTCAACATCGTCGGGAATCCGGAAATGCTCGAAACGGTATAGCAAGCGCCCGTTGGGGAAATGCCGTGATGGCTTCGTTTGATAAAAATTGTAGGTTTTTAGCCCGTCTTTATTCTGAAACGCCGGGTAGTTTGGGCGCAGCTTTCGGTCGATTTCGTTTATTCGCTCCTGGCTTTCTACCGACACATAATCACGAATTGACTGTAAGGTAAATAAGGTAATCAGGCTAAAAAATAGATTGGTATCCGGGCGATGGTACTTATACCGTTCATTCCCCCGAAAGGATGGAAATAACCCTTCGGGAAAGTAAGGCTCTCCCGACGATTGGAGGTGAGCGATCCGGCTGATCTGCTGATCCAGAATGGAATCGTTAAGCTTCATGAAGCAAAAATAATCAACGACCCGACAGCCCGATCATAAATTTCTTTTCCCGTACATCCCGAAACTTCTTGCAACCACCTGACTGTTCTTGTAGTTTGGTATATATAACTTAGTGTACAATTATATTCTCTTGACCAAATGACGCCCTTACGAAAAAATATAATCCTACGCCGGGTTAAAGACATTACGCTGGGTACGACCCTTTCCATAGCGTTGCTAAATGGGTCGGTGCTTCTCCAAAGTTGTGGTTCAAATCAAAACGAGGAAAGAAACCAACAGACGGAAACAACTGGCTTTAAGAAAGGTGTAAAAACCTACGTTACCGAAACTAGTCCGGGAAATTTTAAGATTACGGATGAAGTGCAGGTAGATCCAACCAAAGCGGGTGCAATTGTGACTTACCACGATGGCCACCGCGATACATTGAGTGTAGAAGCGGCTCAGCGATTGGTTCAAACGGACCCTTCAACTAGTTCGTATTTTAATCAACCGAATTCGTATGTTGGTCCACAGTCCAACGGTCTGGCGAACGCGCTGCTTTGGGGCGGTCTAGGCTACATGATTGGCCGGTCGATGACGCCGCGTTACCCTAATGAGCAACGCTATAGCTCTGGCTTTTATGCCAACCAGTCTGTTTACCAACGGGCACGGCCGATTCACGAAAATGTCAACTCATCCCGCATCACCAGACCTACCGGAGGCCGGAGTGGTTTTTTCAGCGGCAGTCGCTCACGCGGTTTTTCATCGTAGCTTACATTTTACCAACCTCTGTCTGGCTTGCTGGCGGGGTTAACCACTATGATTACATTAAAAAAACTTGCTAACTCCCCTACTCAGCAGTTGCGAAACATTGGCTGGGAGTGGATGTTAGGTACGGATACATTGCCTTATCTTACGGACGAAGTTGTTGTTGTTCAGCCCCAGGAAGCCGAGGCTTATTTTGAAGCGGCTAATCAGCTATTTGAAATGCTGGTGGAGGCCGGGCAGCACGTTATCGATAACAATCTGTTCCGGGAAATGGGTATTCCCGAAAATTTGGTTGAGCTTATTCAGCTTTCCTGGAACGATGATCGGCAAATTCAACTTTACGGACGCTTTGATTTAGCCGGTGGCGTGGCCGGAAACCCAATCAAATTCATTGAATTTAATGCAGATACAGCTACTTGTATTCCAGAAACAGCCGTTGTGCAATATGCCCACCTGAAAAGCAATGGATTGGACGAGCAACGACAGTTTAATGCCGTTTATGAAACGATGGTTGCTCAGTTTCGGGAAATAAAGCAGCAGAACGGAGACTTGCAGCCAACGCTCCTTTTATCAGCCATGCGTGATACGCCGGAGGATGATACTAACGTGGCCGTGCTGGGCGAGGCTGCCCGCGAAGCAGGCTTCACCGTTGACTTTGAGTACATTGACAAAGTGGAATTCTCGGCGCAGGAGGGAATTTTCAAACACAATGCCCAGACCAGCCGTTTCGAGAAATTTGATTTCTGGTTTAAGTTGGTCCCCTGGGAGTATATCGGCCACGAAGAACCTGAACTCGCCAAGTTACTAACCGAAGCTGTTCGCCGCCGCCAGGTTGTTATTCTGAATCCGGCTTACTCGCTTCTGTTTCAGTCAAAATACATCCTGAAAGTTTTGTGGGATTTATATCCTTATCACCCGTTGCTGCTCAATACCAGCACAAGTCCTCTGACAGACCGTTCCAGTGTTGAAAAGGTGCTATTTGGCCGGGAAGGGGCTAACATTCGGATTTTAGATTCATCTGGCAAACCCATTCAGTCGGTTGAGGGTGAGTACGGAGATTATCCCAAAATCTACCAGGAATACGTCGAGTTTCCCAAAGATGCAGCCGGAAATCACTACCAGGCGGGTGTCTTTTTTGCGGGCGAAGGCTGCGGACTGGGCTTTCGACGTGGGGGCGCGGTCCTTGACAATACAGCTCAGTTTGTTGGGCATATCGTAGAATAACAAAAAAGCGGGGCCGAAAGGCCCCGCTTTTTTAACGACTTTTTCGCCAGCGCAATCCTTCCTCGGTTCTCCCTTCGAGGAAAAAATCATTGCGTTGCAGTACGGTTTGGGAGCCAATACCGTCAAGTAGCGTATCCGCGACTACCGACTGTAAATCCGGGCAGGCAAATAACCACTTGAGTAAGCAACTCACGGCTTCAGTTGCATAGCCCTGGCCTTCGTAACGACGATCAATAAAATACCCCATCATCGTCGCTCCCTCACAATCTGGAAATCCAGAAACGCCTATCCCACCAATCGTGCGATTTTCCTGCTGGTGAATAATTAGCCAGTGAGTAAGCCAGTTAGCTCGCTCAGGCATTTGCTCCATCTTAGGAATAATGTAAGCAGCAGTAGCCTCGTCAAATTCTTGCAAGAAGTTAGGATCGCTTAACTCTAAACCAGATGAGGCCAATTTTAGGCTTTTTTCCAACTTGAGACGACTCTCTGTCAATAGATATAACTGTTCCAAGGAAAGCGGTAACAACCGCAATCGGTTTGAAAATAAAGAATGCATTTGTGATTATACGTTTGACTAAAGACAAAAGGATTTCTTTCTCCCGCTTTCAGGAGTTTACTTGATAGAAATTGTCAAACGTCAGGCCCTGCCAGGCAGGTAATACGGAAGTAGGTTGGTAAACAGAGGCTTTATATTTACAAAGCAAACCTAGCTGTTTCGCCTGAAGTATACAAGCTGTATCCTATGCTTTCTGCGGTTCTTTTAGTTAAGGGAACGGCCCACGCTAACTCTTTTTTACTCCAAACTTTCTACAAAATCGGGGAAAGAGCTACCCAATATTATTTATGTTGCAGCCGTCATTCCTTCGTTAAGTCCTAAATAATAAGCTCTCACACAGCCTCTAGCGGTCTTCTTCCCGTTTAGGTACAGTTTGGCATAGATTTGATACAGATCAGGTAAACTATCTTACCAAATTTACCATGAAGAAAACTCTCATTGGGAGCTTCTTGCTAGCAACCACTCTTCTCAGCGGCCTGATAACGAATAACGCGTTAGCACAAACCACACCTCGCACGGGGATTAAAGCAGGTCTTAATGCAAGTACCTTATTTGTGGACAACGTAGACAACCGGCGTGAGCGTTTTGGCTTTCACGTAGGTGTATTCACCCAAATTCCAGTAACGGAGTTTTTTGCCATCCAGCCCGAACTTCAATATACCGGAAAAGGAGTTTCTTACGATATACTGAACAATAACAAGGCTTCGCTTCGCCTAAACTATGCCGAGCTGCCTGTACTGGCTACTTTCAAGCTGGGTAATGCGGTCGATTTGCAGGTTGGCCCGTATGCTTCGTACCTCATTAACTCTAAATACTCAACGGAGGGCAACATTTCCTTGAATGGAGATTTTGACCGAGACAACTTCAATAAGTTAGATTATGGGTTAGCTGGCGGCTTGAATGTTTACTTTGGCCGCGCCTTACTGGGTCTGCGTTATGGACAAGGTTTTCAACCTATAGCCTCATCTGGTGCTGCCCGAACTGTGCTTGGAAACGCGAAGAACGCTACTGGCCAGATTTCATTAGGGGTAGCCTTCTAGAGGAAAGAAAAACGGCACTTGATGGTGCCGTTTTTCTTTTAATTAAAGATGAATATCGTAAGCTTTCAGCTTGTTATAAAGCGTCTTGCGATCAATATTTAGTACTTCAGCCGCCTTTGTCTTGTTGTAGCCTGTCTTTTCCAGAACTTTGATGATGGCAGCCCGCTCCGCATTTTCGGAAACAGACTTGAGATTACTATTCGGTTGAGTCGCAACGGGCGTTCCAGAAACCGTTGGAGTTATAATGTTCTCCGTTAAGTACGTTGGCTCTCTGATTTCAATCGGCAGACAATCCAGCGTTACATATTCGCCCAAAGATAGCAAAACCGCTCTTTTGACCACATTTTGTAGCTCCCGCAGATTCCCGTGCCAGAAATACTCTTTTAGTTTTTCTTTAACTTCATCGTCAAAGCCAATTATATTCTTCTCAAGCTGCTCGTTGGCAAGCAAAAGAAAATGTTCTGCAAAGATCAGAATATCAGCTTTGCGTTCCCGAAGTGGCACCAAACTGATCGGAAATTCGTCAAGCCGGTGGTAAATATCTTCCCGGAATCGTCCTTGTCGAACTGCTTCCTTCAAGTCTTCGTTAGTAGCCGCAATGATGCGCACGTCCACTGAGATATCCTGGTTACTCCCGATCCGACGAATCTTACGCTCCTGCAAAACCCGAAGCAATTTAATCTGATTCTCGTACGAAAGGTTTCCGATCTCATCCAGGAAAAGAGTTCCTCCGTTGGCGTGTTCGAAACTCCCTACCTTATCGGCCATAGCCCCGGTAAAAGATCCTTTTAGGTGACCAAATAGCTCACTACCAGCCAGTTCCTTCGACAAGGCACCACAGTCAATTGCGACAAAAGGCTTGTCAGCCCGTTTGCTTCTTTGGTGGATCGCGTTGGCCACAAACTCTTTTCCCGTTCCTGTCTCACCTGTAATGATGACAGACATGTTTGTAGGGGCAATGAGATCAATGTGGCTTTGCAGCATCTCCGCAGCCCGGCTTTTACCAAAAATAAAGCGTTTGCCACCGCTAGTCAGTTTTGACTTTGCGCTTGGCTTAGCAGCAGTCGATGCCTGGGTAGTGGTTTGCTCTGGCTTGGCTGCCGCACTCGCAATTGTTTGGGAGCGGCGTTCCAGGGCATTTTTGATGGTAAACAGAATTTCGTCCGGATACAACGGTTTTGTAACGTAATCAAACGCTCCATGCTTCACCGTCAATACTGCAGTCCGTAC of Tellurirhabdus bombi contains these proteins:
- a CDS encoding glutathionylspermidine synthase family protein, with translation MITLKKLANSPTQQLRNIGWEWMLGTDTLPYLTDEVVVVQPQEAEAYFEAANQLFEMLVEAGQHVIDNNLFREMGIPENLVELIQLSWNDDRQIQLYGRFDLAGGVAGNPIKFIEFNADTATCIPETAVVQYAHLKSNGLDEQRQFNAVYETMVAQFREIKQQNGDLQPTLLLSAMRDTPEDDTNVAVLGEAAREAGFTVDFEYIDKVEFSAQEGIFKHNAQTSRFEKFDFWFKLVPWEYIGHEEPELAKLLTEAVRRRQVVILNPAYSLLFQSKYILKVLWDLYPYHPLLLNTSTSPLTDRSSVEKVLFGREGANIRILDSSGKPIQSVEGEYGDYPKIYQEYVEFPKDAAGNHYQAGVFFAGEGCGLGFRRGGAVLDNTAQFVGHIVE
- a CDS encoding co-chaperone GroES, with translation MMEITPDNKLKRLIVVGDRVLIKPKSPNDRTVSGLYLPPTVQEREQVQSGYVIKVGPGYPIPAPTDDEPWKETEERVKYMPLQAEEGDLAIYLHRNAIELEYEGEKYVIVPQASILMLERSEELF
- a CDS encoding GNAT family N-acetyltransferase; its protein translation is MQEFDEATAAYIIPKMEQMPERANWLTHWLIIHQQENRTIGGIGVSGFPDCEGATMMGYFIDRRYEGQGYATEAVSCLLKWLFACPDLQSVVADTLLDGIGSQTVLQRNDFFLEGRTEEGLRWRKSR
- a CDS encoding porin family protein codes for the protein MKKTLIGSFLLATTLLSGLITNNALAQTTPRTGIKAGLNASTLFVDNVDNRRERFGFHVGVFTQIPVTEFFAIQPELQYTGKGVSYDILNNNKASLRLNYAELPVLATFKLGNAVDLQVGPYASYLINSKYSTEGNISLNGDFDRDNFNKLDYGLAGGLNVYFGRALLGLRYGQGFQPIASSGAARTVLGNAKNATGQISLGVAF
- a CDS encoding DUF4174 domain-containing protein yields the protein MESTANQKTSLKAILAEKKDKRRVLLIYGRDDAQRFTIAQQEGLNADELAERDLDVIVLIASTLNEPDRQFLMQDEFKLVPAEDFQGWLIGKDGGIKHRFQKPIDSKELYGLIDQMPMRKAEKN
- a CDS encoding sigma-54-dependent transcriptional regulator, which produces MERILIVDDNNDICLLLERFLSKQGYKTASVQRGEDALALLRKESFELVICDFKLPDINGLEILRRIKVLDSTTAVIIITGYSDVRTAVLTVKHGAFDYVTKPLYPDEILFTIKNALERRSQTIASAAAKPEQTTTQASTAAKPSAKSKLTSGGKRFIFGKSRAAEMLQSHIDLIAPTNMSVIITGETGTGKEFVANAIHQRSKRADKPFVAIDCGALSKELAGSELFGHLKGSFTGAMADKVGSFEHANGGTLFLDEIGNLSYENQIKLLRVLQERKIRRIGSNQDISVDVRIIAATNEDLKEAVRQGRFREDIYHRLDEFPISLVPLRERKADILIFAEHFLLLANEQLEKNIIGFDDEVKEKLKEYFWHGNLRELQNVVKRAVLLSLGEYVTLDCLPIEIREPTYLTENIITPTVSGTPVATQPNSNLKSVSENAERAAIIKVLEKTGYNKTKAAEVLNIDRKTLYNKLKAYDIHL